The DNA region AGTGCAGTTATTAAAAGCCCTTTTGGACAACACATCTCAATTCAGGGACTCTGAGAGCAGTAGCTACAGTTGTGTAGGTTTTTTTGGTAAAAGAAACATAAATGGTACTAACCATCAACCACCTAACCCcacattttcaaaacacagtaGTTCACAACAgttggtaattaaaaaaaataattataccaCTTCAATACAAGTACAAGCAAAGTCTCTGCTGAGACTAAATTATAGTCTATCCAGTGTTAAAAATAACTGTGGGTCAAAGCAGTGTTCAGCATTTGCTTATTGACATTttcaaatttcattaaaaaaaataaagaaagggcaGCACATTCAGAAGTAAAACAAACTCAGGTAAgatgtatttactttttaaaaattatatataaaataacaaaTTATTAACAGTTCATTATGTAGCATCAATCTAGAGTTCAAAGTTACTGAATCAATCAGTATATGCTAAAGATAAGATACTTTAGATACTTTGATACCAAACGAGGCCTCCAGTTACTTaagaattttttaattatttagctCATTAAAGGATAATACCATACCTAAAATTCAACAGATATGGCTGAATCTGTGCACTAGTTAAAATATAATATCCTAAATGCACATAAAAAGATGCATTTATATATAGATTTTacagtgtatgcatgtgtgtgcatatattttaCCACCAACAAACACAATGCAGATAATAGAAGGCAGCATAGAAATAGTGTTTTgaatataaaaatgtttcattttccatttagtAGAAAACGTATAATCTTCATTTTGGCAGACTTACTGGTACTACTatacaaaaacaggaaaaaagtcatGCAAAGGGGTTAAGATTATTCTTAAATGTATttaagggaaaacaaaaatacctaGCAGAATTGAGAATACTTAGCAATTAATGAGAAAAGTATCCAAAGACAACATAAAATACAGTTTAGTTTTGTTCTTTTAAGTCTGGTTGTACCCTAGTACAGCTGATgagttctattttcttttttttccaattgagCATCAAAATAAAgtccttcttctcttccttccacaGATATTTTGTTAAACTCAATTGATTTCAGAAGCATAGTGGTGTAAAGGCcagtgaaaagagaaaagagaaaagagaaaagagaaaagagaaaagagaaaagagaaaagagaaaagagaaaagagaaaagagaaaagagaaaagagaaaaaagagaaaaaagagaaaagagaaaaaagagaaaagagaaaagagaaaagagagagaaaaactatGGACATAAAATGCTACCAAAAAATAAGCacactaaaaaatatatttttctttcccctacTTACAATtatgtttgttaaaaaaacaaacaaacaaaacaaaaaccacaaagcTTTTACAATACCAGACCAGCTACTGGCTTTTCTAATAGACTTGGTAAGTACCTTCCCTGTACATCCTGTTTCTCTAAGCATTTAGCAGTTGTTCTTATACACAAGTTAATGTCTCTGAAGAAATTCAACTGGTTTGGATTTCCTGACAAATTAGGGATAGCTTTTTACATTTCACTGGGTTGCTCATTCTGTTTTAGCTGCAACGTCTAACATGCTCCAATACGTATTCAGGAAAGTGCAAGCTGCATACTTGTAAGCCATCCAGCTTGCAGGGCATCCTTGGGTATTCATcttctttccatttgttttcctctGGATCAAAGGTGAGGATTGAATCACTGTAATGACCATTGTAACAAAGGCCTCCAAGAACCATTATCTGTTTGTCCAGAACAGCTACACCATGACCACTCCTACCGATTGGCATAGAAGCCAAAATAGTCCACTGATCAGTATCTGGGTCATAAACCTCTGTAGAAGGACATCCTTGAGACTCAAAGGAGGCCCTCAAGATCACACAGACACCACCAAAGACATAAAGCTTACCATTGTAAGAAATCATTTTGTGAAAGCATCTTGCATaattcattttgcatttgttctCCCAACAGTTAGTGACCACTTGAGTTCTCCTTGTGCGCTGCTCTACTGTCCCTTCTTTACTGGGGTCAAATACACACACTTGCTTAGAAGTTGAAGAGGATGTAATTCCACCAGTGATATACAACTTGTTACCAAGCACAGTCCCTTCGTGTCCATATTTATTGACTGGATAAGGATCCACAAATTCCCATTTATCTTCAGTAATATCATACCGTTCAGTTGAGTAAAATGTTTCATCTCTGGTTCTCCCAGCCACTGCATAAACATACCTCCCAATAACTCCAACAGCAAACTCAGATCGTGGAACAGACATGTCTGCCATTCGTAACCATGTGTTCTGTCTTGGGTCATATCTGAACACTTTGGAGGAAGCATGAAATTCACCGTCTGGCCCCAGTTCTTCCCCGCCTAATAGGAATACGAAGTTATTCACAATGGCAAGGCAGTCTGGTCGTAAAGGTACTTGAGGACCCTCTAGTTCCCACCAGACCCTTGGTTTGTGCAAgagaagaattttactgtttacCATACTGTGTCCTATCATTCCTCTAAATACTGCAGTCTGGGGTTTGGCAGAGCGAATTTTGTTCGATTTCATTTCCATCAAAGGCTGTTGGTGAACGCTATGAAAGTAATTCATGGCTTGGTCAACCTCATGTCGCAGCTGCCGGGAGTATCGATAAAACTCTGATGTTTTTACCTATGAATACATTTAAAAGATATTAAAACGCTGACCAAGAGAAACAATCCAGAACAACCTAAATGAATATGTGTCATTAAAGGATCATTATACTTAGTTTCATTCAGGTAAGCTTCGAGAACAATTGCATTTGTGCATGGATGGTCAAGCTAATATACAATTATCCAAAATCCAGAAGGCAATCCCATGACTGACAGCAGTGGCTAACATTTTCAGCTGAATACTCACATGCAGAATTTAAGCAGGAGTTAGGCACAACTGAAATTCCCAAGAGTAAAAATCATTATTCCTTCTCCCCCAAAAAGACTCTGCTCATCTTCTGCTTAATCCACAAAGCACTTAATTTAAAAACGCACTATTGTCCAGGTTTTGAAAAACATCTAGATATCTACTCTGTGTTTACCAAGGTCTATTCTGGTCTGCTGAATTCTCACAACGGAGACCAAGTAGGAATTCCCAAACTTGA from Apteryx mantelli isolate bAptMan1 chromosome 1, bAptMan1.hap1, whole genome shotgun sequence includes:
- the KLHL15 gene encoding kelch-like protein 15 translates to MAGDVEGFSSSIHDTSVSAGFRALYEEGLLLDVTLVIEDHQFQAHKALLATQSDYFRIMFTADMRERDQDKIHLKGLTATGFSHVLQFMYYGTIELSMNTVHEILQAAMYVQLIEVVKFCCSFLLAKICLENCAEIMRLLDDFGVNIEGVREKLDSFLLENFVPLMSRPDFLSYLSFEKLMSYLDNDHLSRFPEIELYEAVQAWLRHDRRRWRHTDAIIQNIRFCLMTPSSVFEKVKTSEFYRYSRQLRHEVDQAMNYFHSVHQQPLMEMKSNKIRSAKPQTAVFRGMIGHSMVNSKILLLHKPRVWWELEGPQVPLRPDCLAIVNNFVFLLGGEELGPDGEFHASSKVFRYDPRQNTWLRMADMSVPRSEFAVGVIGRYVYAVAGRTRDETFYSTERYDITEDKWEFVDPYPVNKYGHEGTVLGNKLYITGGITSSSTSKQVCVFDPSKEGTVEQRTRRTQVVTNCWENKCKMNYARCFHKMISYNGKLYVFGGVCVILRASFESQGCPSTEVYDPDTDQWTILASMPIGRSGHGVAVLDKQIMVLGGLCYNGHYSDSILTFDPEENKWKEDEYPRMPCKLDGLQVCSLHFPEYVLEHVRRCS